ATGATGGTTCGCAAGCCGATGCCGAATACACTATTGAGCATCACTTTTCTTCGACTAATTTTGACCGTTTAGAAAAAGCGGCGGTTGATGCATTTAAACTTGGTTTTGAAGTGAATGATGCCGAAGAAATGGAGCTCGAAGATGGCTCAATTATTTTCTGTTTTGATGCGATTGCTAACCATGCGCTTGAAGCTGACTTATTAGATAAAGCTTGCGAGCAATTAATGATTTTAGCGCAAAAGCAAAAAGTGGATTATGACGGTTGGGGGACATTCTTTGTCGGTGATGAAGAAGACCTTGATGACGAAGAAGAGGAGTTTTAAGCGACTCTCTTAGCACCTCATCTAAAAAGATAATAAAAAGCCCACTCATATGAGTGGGCTTTTTATTTCTGCACAGGGCCATTTCATATTGTTTAGCACTAATCTTTGTATATCGACGTTTGGTTACGACCATTCTCTTTTGAAAGGTACAAGGCCTTGTCAGCACCAGATAACCAACTCGAACTTGTTTTGACGTCCTCAGTTAAGGCATTGACCCCAATACTAATCGTCACCTTAATTATTTGATTCTTGTATACCACTTGAGAAGCTTCGATTTTTTTACGTAAGCGCTCAGTAAAGTATTTTGATTCGTCAGCGTTTGTATTGGTCAGCACTACCGCAAACTCTTCACCGCCATAACGGCCAGCAAAGTCGGTTTCACGTAATGATTGCTTTAATATGTGGGCAATACTCTGAATCACTTTATCGCCTGCTGGATGACCGTATTTATCATTAACTTGTTTGAAATTATCGATATCAATCATGATCATGCTGCCGCTTTCCCCATAACGCGCAAAGCGTTCGTACTCTTTCTCAAAGCACTCTTGCCAGTGGCGACGATTGAACAGTTGAGTCAGGCTATCGGTTTGGCTGAGCTTTTCTAATTGCTCATTAGCAGCTTTTAGTTGGAGTTTGTTGATGGCGACATCTGTGACGTCATAAACAATGATGCTGATATGTGTAATATTGCCAGTGAGCGAAGCCAGTGGCAGCAAAGTGATGTTTTGGTACATGTGATCTGCACGGCCAGTAATTGGACGATAGTTTTTAAACTCGAACACATTGGGCCGTTGTTCCCAGCTGATGAATGAGCGGTTTCTAAGTAAGAAAACCGACTCCATTTTTTGGGTAAGCCACTCATTAGGTAAATCAGGAAAGGTTTCAAACAGGTTTTTACCCTTAATGGTGTTAGGCGACACACCACTGTGGTTTTCCATGAACCCGTTCCATAGTTGGATGTTGTAATTACGATCTAATACGACCAGCCCAACTTCTATGGTTTGCACCATATCAATCAGCCAGTGAAGTTCGTTCATTGCATTTTGATCAGTAGACATGAGTAACATCCAACATTTTTATTATTTTAATTATTTGCGAATTTTCGCTAATAAGTGTGATTAATCGAGTAAGTAACCCAGCTTAAAATTAAGCGTTGGTATTGAGTCTTCAGTAAATAGCAGTAATAAATCACACTGAACATCATGGTTTTCAATTTGGTAATTGATCTCCATTGCTAAGGTGCGCTGCCATTTTTCAGAGTTATCATGAATGAGTTCATTAACTGTGCAGTGACGCCCTAAAACCACAGGGTGCCCTTGGCTAAACTTCATGTCTAGTTGCTCAGAAATACCATTTAGAAACGCGCCGATAAGTACATTACCGGTGTCGATTAACACTTCAATTTCATTGTTAGCATCTTTTGGGTTTTTATGGCCCATTAGTTTTGCCATGTCTTCAAAGCTTGAATCATGGAATAACAGTAATGCTTCACCAGCCACTCCTGCACCGATAAAGCCTTGGCATAAAGCTGATATTTTTGAGCTTTCTTCGGTCGCTTTTAGCGCCATAGTGAGCTCACTCACTTCGAGGACGTTAACATTAGGGATAGGCAGCATGACAAACACATCTAATAGAGTCGCTAATAAGTCTGCGGCTCGTCCCATTGCAACGTTGGCTATTTCTTGGCAA
This window of the Shewanella goraebulensis genome carries:
- the rraB gene encoding ribonuclease E inhibitor RraB, with protein sequence MSIEGLLKEQFAENREIIQALLDDGSQADAEYTIEHHFSSTNFDRLEKAAVDAFKLGFEVNDAEEMELEDGSIIFCFDAIANHALEADLLDKACEQLMILAQKQKVDYDGWGTFFVGDEEDLDDEEEEF
- a CDS encoding GGDEF domain-containing protein codes for the protein MSTDQNAMNELHWLIDMVQTIEVGLVVLDRNYNIQLWNGFMENHSGVSPNTIKGKNLFETFPDLPNEWLTQKMESVFLLRNRSFISWEQRPNVFEFKNYRPITGRADHMYQNITLLPLASLTGNITHISIIVYDVTDVAINKLQLKAANEQLEKLSQTDSLTQLFNRRHWQECFEKEYERFARYGESGSMIMIDIDNFKQVNDKYGHPAGDKVIQSIAHILKQSLRETDFAGRYGGEEFAVVLTNTNADESKYFTERLRKKIEASQVVYKNQIIKVTISIGVNALTEDVKTSSSWLSGADKALYLSKENGRNQTSIYKD
- a CDS encoding response regulator, which produces MTIPILICDDSGLARKQMARTLPKEWDVDISYATNGAEGLEVIRAGKGEIVFLDLNMPVMDGYEVLEAIQKEDLPALVIVVSGDIQIKAHERVKALGALDFIQKPVSAESISNILEEYGILTLALKDASNDTPMFEVDLRDACQEIANVAMGRAADLLATLLDVFVMLPIPNVNVLEVSELTMALKATEESSKISALCQGFIGAGVAGEALLLFHDSSFEDMAKLMGHKNPKDANNEIEVLIDTGNVLIGAFLNGISEQLDMKFSQGHPVVLGRHCTVNELIHDNSEKWQRTLAMEINYQIENHDVQCDLLLLFTEDSIPTLNFKLGYLLD